A section of the Babylonia areolata isolate BAREFJ2019XMU chromosome 31, ASM4173473v1, whole genome shotgun sequence genome encodes:
- the LOC143276088 gene encoding polyisoprenoid diphosphate/phosphate phosphohydrolase PLPP6-like produces MNRAQTEGLKQRPTSKNTAEPPSTEATQSNSSSLWESIIAEDKKWTSALSICAHEESPLAKFRPVMKALEISFHGLLWLGGTVVAFFMTHRVQDIEVLVNLFNLLILDLVVVGLTKLVFRRARPTDNRMDMFATVSVDLFSFPSGHATRAAMVGSLLVHRVVGKRLAPLVVALCGGVGVSRVMLGRHHVLDVVCGLSIGVGEYLLYLPFWLPFHLIEEWLHEVLSHIHL; encoded by the exons ATGAACCGGGCGCAAACGGAAGGTTTAAAACAGCGTCCGACTTCCAAAAATACAGCGGAGCCCCCGTCAACAGAAGCCACACAGAGTAATTCATCGTCTCTTTGGGAGTCGATCATCGCCGAGGACAAGAAATGGACGTCTGCGTTGAGTATTTGTGCACACGAAGAATCACCTTTGGCCAAGTTCAGGCCTGTAATGAAAGCGCTGGAGATCAGCTTTCATGGCCTGCTTTGGCTTGGGGGAACAGTGGTTGCTTTCTTCATGACCCACAGAGTACAAGATATCGAAGTTCTTGTCAACTTATTTAACC TGCTGATCCTggacctggtggtggtggggctgacCAAGCTGGTGTTCCGCCGCGCCCGGCCCACCGACAACCGCATGGACATGTTCGCCACGGTGTCCGTGGACCTCTTCTCCTTCCCGTCGGGCCACGCCACGCGCGCCGCCATGGTGGGGTCCCTGCTGGTCCACAGGGTGGTCGGGAAGCGGTTGGCTCCCCTGGTGGTGGCGCTGTGCGGCGGGGTGGGCGTGTCCCGGGTGATGCTGGGCCGGCACCACGTGCTGGACGTGGTGTGCGGGCTGTCCATCGGCGTCGGGGAGTACCTGCTTTACCTCCCTTTCTGGCTGCCCTTCCACCTCATCGAGGAGTGGCTGCATGAGGTTCTGAGTCATATACATCTGTAG